ACCGCTGCATGTTGAGGCTCAGGTAGGTGTTGCCCTGCGTGCACAGCCGCTCCCGGGTCCATTGGTGGCAGCTGCTGCAGGTCTGCTCTTTCCAATAGCTGTCCGGCAATCCTTCGATGGGCGGGAACAGCGGCGCCCGCGCCACCGCCTCAGCCAGCGTCAGTCCGGAAATCTCCGGGACGCCGACATGCAAGGGGCTGGCATAGGTCACCGGCCCGGCTTCGCCGGCCGCCGGCGCCGGCGCCTGTTCCGCGGCCACCTCAGGCGCCGCAGCAGGCGCCTCGCCGCCCGCCGCCGGATCCTGTCCGGAACCTGCCGCCAGCGCTGCAACCTCCGCCGCGGCCATTTCCGCAAACTGCCCCTCCGGGTAGGCCATCAGATAGGCCTCATAAGCTGCCTTGCTGCCATCCCCCCGGGCCGCCTGGAACATCGCTGTCTCCGCGTCCGGAACCGGGGCGGGCGCCTGCGCGGCCTCTGCCGCGGGCCGGCCGGCCTGCAGCTCCTCCTGCATCAGCTCCGCCAGCAGCGCTCGCGCCTCACCGGCGTATGTGCCATCGCCATAGCCGCGCAGGTACAGCATGATCTGCATCGCGTCGCGCGACGCCTGGATCGAGGCCCAGATCTGCGCTTCCTCAAGCTCTGCAGCGGTCATCGCCGCCTCCGGGGCCGCCGCGGCAAACATGAAATCGCTCACCAGCGAGGACGTGTCCCAGGGCGTCTGCTTGCCGCCGCTCTGTTCCAGAACCGCCCGGCGCACCTGTTTGAAAACCTGTTCGACCGGCGCCCCCGGCACCGTGATTTCGCGCGCCAGCGCCTCGGTGAAGGGGCTGTTCTCCCCCTCGCCGTCCAGCGCCACATCGCCCGGTGCCGTGGCATAGGCCAGGAAGGTGCCGGTCGGCGCCTTCATCTCCGCCAGGCCGCTCTCGTTCAGGTCGGCCACGGTCTCGAACGGATTGTTGCGGCAGGCGTCCAGGATCACGATGTTGGTGCGGTTGCGGGCCGACGCCATCTGCCGCAGGACCGACTGCGCCTCAATCGCCATCAGGTCCAGATCGGCGGCATCCGACAGCGCCACATCCACCGGCAAAAGGTAATTGCTGCCAAAGCTCTGCACCCCGTGGCCGGCGTAGTAAAACAGCCCCGTGGCGTCCTCTCCGGCGTTGCGCAGCTTGCGGCCGAACTGGGCAATCGCCCGTTTCATTTCAATCTGCTTGGCGTCCGCCGCCAGGGTCACATCAAACCCCAGCCCCTCCAGCGTCGCGGCGATCAGCCGGGCATCGCGCACGGGGTTGTCCAGCGCTGAGACGGCACCATAGTTCGAGTTGCCGATCACCAGCGCCAGCCGTTCCCCGGCCAGGGCCCAGCTTCCCCAGAGGGACGCCGCAGCCGCCAGCAGGACCATCCGGACCCGGATCATCAAAACTTGCACGTGTCTGCTCCACTTCTCGCCGCAGCACCTGCACTGCCGGGCATCTGTATCATTCTTAACGGTATTTGGTTACCAAACTATCGCGTCCCTTGCACGCGGCAGCAAGACTGCTGTTAGTCTGGGCGCATCGCTTCCTGCCCGGCCCTGGTGCCGGAATGTCCCCTTTCAGCAACCCGGATGGCTGCCGCATGTTTCGCATAACCCTCTCAATAATAACACTTTTTCTCCTATCACTTCGCCCCGCCATGGCCGCTGGCCCGTTCGAGGGCGGCTGGCAGCTGACCCCCGAATCCTCTGCCATCAGGTTCATATCAATCAAAAAGGGCAGCATTGCGGAATCCAGCCGCTTTGCCGCCTTCTCCGGCAGCATCTCGGAGACGGGCGAGGCCAAGATCCACATCGCGCTCGACTCCGTCGACACCTCCATCGACCTGCGCAATGTGCGGATGCGGTTCCTGTTCTTTGAAACCTTCACCTACCCCGAGGCGGTGATCACCGCGCAGATCAGCCCGGACCTGATCGCCGGTCTGGCTGCCGTGCAGCGCAAGCAGATCGACCTGCCTGTGACCCTGTCCCTGCATGGGGTCACTGCCGGGCTGACCATCCCTGTTGCGGTCACCCTGCTGGACGACACCCGTGTCGCCGTGGCCACCGTGCAGCCGGTGATCCTCAAGCTGGAGGATTTCAATCTGAACCCCGGCCGCGAGAAGCTGGAGGAAGCCGCCGGTGTCACCATCACCCCCGTCGGCCTGGTCAGCATGGACCTGATGTTTGAGCGCGGCGGCGCGGGCAGCGCCTCTGTCCCCGCGGGGACAGTCACCGCAGGCGCCTCTGCCGCGCTGGAAGCGAGCGGCGATTTCAGCCGCGAGGCCTGCACCGGGCGGTTCGAAATCCTGTCGCAGGGCCGCAGCGTGAACTTCGCCCCCTCCACCGCGCGGCTTGATGCCAATTCCCGCGACTTCCTCAACAGCCTGTCCGACATCATCCGCCGCTGCCCCGGCATGGTGGTTGAGGTTGGCGGCCACACCGACAGCCAGGGCAAGGCCGCCTGGAACATGACGCTGAGCGAGAAACGCGCCGCCGCAGTGAACCAGTATCTGCAGCAGAAAGGCATCCCGGCAGAGCGGCTGGTCGCGGTCGGTTATGGCGAGACCGCGCCGCTGGTCTCCAACGACACGGCGCAGAACCGGGCCAAGAACCGGCGGATCGAATTCAAGGTTTTGAACTGAACACCCGGCCACGCCAGAAAATCCAGAGCTGTCCCCGCGGGGACAGCCGCAGTAAACAACCAAAGGCCCGGCCCCAAGCCGGGTCTTTTTTGTTTCGCCACTGGGGTCCACAAGACGGTTTCCCGCCTTGTCCCCGCGGGGACAGTTCGCCTTTCCAGCCGCTGGCGGCGGGCAGAACCATCCGCTTTTTGCCTGGGTGTCCCCGCGGGGACAAACCGCATTTCTCTGCGGATCAGCCCGGTTTCAACTGTCTGTCCCCGCGGGGACAGGCACGCTGCATGACGCGCCACGGCCTGCGGAATGGCTGAGAACCGGGGGGTTGCTGCAGGGAGCATACCACCCGCCAAACGGGTTCGGCTGTACAGCAGAGCAGGCGTCACCGTCCGCGCCCTGC
This window of the Leisingera sp. S132 genome carries:
- a CDS encoding caspase family protein gives rise to the protein MQVLMIRVRMVLLAAAASLWGSWALAGERLALVIGNSNYGAVSALDNPVRDARLIAATLEGLGFDVTLAADAKQIEMKRAIAQFGRKLRNAGEDATGLFYYAGHGVQSFGSNYLLPVDVALSDAADLDLMAIEAQSVLRQMASARNRTNIVILDACRNNPFETVADLNESGLAEMKAPTGTFLAYATAPGDVALDGEGENSPFTEALAREITVPGAPVEQVFKQVRRAVLEQSGGKQTPWDTSSLVSDFMFAAAAPEAAMTAAELEEAQIWASIQASRDAMQIMLYLRGYGDGTYAGEARALLAELMQEELQAGRPAAEAAQAPAPVPDAETAMFQAARGDGSKAAYEAYLMAYPEGQFAEMAAAEVAALAAGSGQDPAAGGEAPAAAPEVAAEQAPAPAAGEAGPVTYASPLHVGVPEISGLTLAEAVARAPLFPPIEGLPDSYWKEQTCSSCHQWTRERLCTQGNTYLSLNMQRSLGKQHPFGGALKQVLKSWAAGGCQ
- a CDS encoding OmpA family protein, whose protein sequence is MAAGPFEGGWQLTPESSAIRFISIKKGSIAESSRFAAFSGSISETGEAKIHIALDSVDTSIDLRNVRMRFLFFETFTYPEAVITAQISPDLIAGLAAVQRKQIDLPVTLSLHGVTAGLTIPVAVTLLDDTRVAVATVQPVILKLEDFNLNPGREKLEEAAGVTITPVGLVSMDLMFERGGAGSASVPAGTVTAGASAALEASGDFSREACTGRFEILSQGRSVNFAPSTARLDANSRDFLNSLSDIIRRCPGMVVEVGGHTDSQGKAAWNMTLSEKRAAAVNQYLQQKGIPAERLVAVGYGETAPLVSNDTAQNRAKNRRIEFKVLN